The following proteins are co-located in the Haloplanus sp. HW8-1 genome:
- a CDS encoding excinuclease ABC subunit C, whose protein sequence is MDASAVRARAANLPRDPGVYLFYEADDVRYVGKAVDLRDRVRSYADPRSDRIRRMVDRADRIDVAVTDTETQALLLEANLIKRHQPRYNVRLKDDKSYPLVQFTDHPIPRIEVTRDPEEGATVFGPFTEKGRVETVLKAIREVYGLRGCSDHKYRDRDRPCLDYEMGLCSAPCTDEIDAASYADDVRAARRFFEGETGVLADPLRREMAAAAEEQSFERAANLRDRLEAVESFHGAGGEAVASPGDERTVDVLGAAVEGDRATVARLHSERGQLVDRSRHRLDAPEGEDRIGALLAAFIPQYYADRDLPDAVLCSERPADEELLAWLDAEGVSLRVPGAGREAKLVDLALKNARSRPGQDDGGARLAEALGLDGRVERIEGFDVSHTGGRAAVGSDVCFVDGSAEKSAYRRKKLTDRNDDYANVRELLCWRAERAVAGEDDRPDPDLLLIDGGEGQLAAACDALAEAGWTVPAVALAKADERVITPDDVRDWDDDAPHLHLLQRVRDEAHRFAVQYHGTVRDEVSTALDEVPGVGPETRRRLLRRFGSVENVRAASAADLRSVTGVGEKTAEALRRL, encoded by the coding sequence ATGGACGCGAGTGCGGTTCGCGCGCGTGCGGCCAACCTCCCCCGTGATCCGGGGGTCTATCTCTTCTACGAGGCCGACGACGTGCGGTACGTCGGCAAGGCGGTCGACCTCCGGGACCGGGTCCGCTCGTACGCCGATCCGCGGAGTGATCGTATCCGGCGGATGGTCGACCGCGCAGACCGGATCGACGTGGCCGTTACCGACACGGAGACACAGGCGCTCCTGTTGGAGGCGAACCTCATCAAACGCCACCAGCCGCGGTACAACGTCCGGCTGAAAGACGACAAGTCGTACCCGCTCGTCCAGTTCACCGACCACCCGATCCCCCGGATCGAGGTGACGCGGGACCCCGAGGAGGGTGCGACCGTGTTCGGCCCGTTCACCGAGAAGGGGCGCGTCGAGACGGTCCTGAAGGCGATCCGCGAGGTGTACGGGCTCCGGGGCTGTTCCGATCACAAGTATCGGGACCGGGATCGGCCCTGTCTCGACTACGAGATGGGGCTGTGTAGCGCGCCATGCACCGACGAGATCGACGCGGCGTCGTACGCCGATGACGTGCGTGCGGCCCGCCGGTTCTTCGAGGGGGAGACGGGAGTGCTGGCCGATCCACTCCGCCGGGAGATGGCAGCCGCCGCGGAGGAGCAGTCCTTCGAGCGCGCCGCCAACCTTCGGGACCGACTGGAGGCCGTCGAATCGTTCCACGGGGCTGGCGGCGAGGCGGTGGCGTCGCCGGGCGACGAGCGGACGGTCGACGTCCTCGGGGCGGCCGTGGAGGGTGACCGCGCGACGGTCGCCCGCCTCCACAGCGAGCGCGGGCAACTCGTCGATCGCTCTCGACACCGCCTCGACGCCCCCGAGGGCGAGGACCGGATCGGCGCTCTCCTCGCCGCCTTCATCCCCCAGTACTACGCCGACCGGGACCTCCCCGACGCCGTCCTCTGCTCGGAGCGGCCGGCCGACGAGGAGCTGCTCGCGTGGCTGGACGCCGAGGGCGTCTCGCTGCGGGTCCCCGGCGCCGGCCGCGAGGCGAAGTTGGTCGACCTCGCGCTGAAGAACGCCCGGAGTCGCCCGGGCCAAGACGACGGCGGCGCCCGTCTCGCCGAGGCGCTCGGCCTCGACGGCCGGGTCGAGCGCATCGAGGGCTTCGACGTGAGCCACACCGGTGGTCGGGCGGCCGTCGGCAGCGACGTCTGTTTCGTCGACGGGAGTGCGGAGAAGTCGGCCTACCGCCGAAAGAAGCTCACCGATCGGAACGACGACTACGCGAACGTACGCGAACTCCTCTGTTGGCGCGCCGAGCGCGCCGTCGCGGGCGAAGACGACCGTCCCGATCCGGATCTCCTCCTGATCGATGGCGGCGAGGGACAACTGGCCGCCGCATGCGACGCCCTCGCGGAGGCCGGGTGGACGGTCCCGGCGGTGGCACTCGCCAAGGCCGACGAACGGGTAATCACGCCCGACGACGTCCGTGACTGGGACGACGACGCTCCTCACCTGCATCTCCTTCAGCGGGTCCGCGACGAGGCCCACCGGTTCGCGGTCCAGTATCACGGAACCGTCCGCGACGAGGTGTCGACGGCGCTCGACGAGGTGCCGGGCGTCGGCCCCGAGACGCGGCGGCGCCTCCTCCGACGGTTCGGGAGCGTCGAGAACGTCCGGGCGGCGTCGGCCGCGGACCTCCGGAGCGTGACGGGCGTCGGCGAGAAGACCGCCGAGGCGTTGCGACGGCTGTGA
- the mdh gene encoding malate dehydrogenase → MTKVSIIGAAGTVGAAAGYNIALRDVVDELVFVDIPDMEAETVGQAADANHGVAYDSNTVVRQGDYAATKGSDVVVITAGIPRKPGQTRIDLAGDNAPIMEDIGSSIAEYNDDFVSITTSNPVDLLNRHLYETGDRDRHSVIGFGGRLDSARFRYVLSERFDAPVQNVEATILGEHGDAQVPVFSKVRVDGRDPDFSADEREEILGNLQESAMDVIERKGATEWGPATGVAHMVEAVIRDTGEVLPGSIALDGEFGYENTAFGVPVKLGSNGVEEVVEWDLDDYEVELMDDAAEKLAEQYDEIA, encoded by the coding sequence ATGACGAAAGTGAGCATTATCGGTGCGGCGGGAACCGTCGGGGCCGCGGCAGGGTACAACATCGCGCTCCGTGACGTCGTGGACGAACTGGTCTTCGTCGACATTCCGGACATGGAGGCGGAGACGGTGGGACAGGCGGCCGACGCGAACCACGGGGTCGCCTACGACTCGAACACGGTCGTCCGGCAGGGCGACTACGCGGCGACCAAGGGATCGGACGTGGTGGTCATCACGGCGGGTATCCCGCGCAAACCCGGCCAGACCCGGATCGACCTCGCGGGCGACAACGCACCCATCATGGAGGACATCGGCTCGTCGATCGCCGAGTACAACGACGACTTCGTGTCGATCACCACCTCGAACCCGGTCGACCTGTTGAACCGGCATCTCTACGAGACGGGCGACCGGGACCGACACTCGGTGATCGGTTTCGGTGGCCGACTCGACTCGGCGCGCTTTCGCTACGTCCTCTCGGAGCGATTCGACGCGCCGGTGCAGAACGTCGAGGCGACGATCCTGGGCGAACACGGCGACGCGCAGGTCCCCGTCTTCTCGAAGGTCCGGGTCGACGGGCGCGACCCCGACTTCTCGGCCGACGAACGCGAGGAGATCCTCGGCAACCTCCAGGAGTCCGCGATGGACGTCATCGAGCGCAAGGGTGCGACGGAGTGGGGCCCGGCGACGGGTGTCGCCCACATGGTCGAGGCCGTGATCCGGGACACGGGCGAGGTCCTCCCCGGCAGTATCGCCCTCGACGGCGAGTTCGGGTACGAGAATACCGCCTTCGGCGTCCCGGTCAAACTCGGCTCGAACGGCGTCGAGGAGGTCGTCGAGTGGGATCTCGACGACTACGAGGTCGAGTTGATGGACGACGCCGCGGAGAAACTGGCCGAGCAGTACGACGAGATCGCGTAA
- a CDS encoding Sjogren's syndrome/scleroderma autoantigen 1 family protein, with translation MSGFDKEAERERLREKYEQDQEKRAATQRMSELLLKGATMTNSHCDACGDPIFRYEDQEFCPTCQAPDEAGTSASASAADSTSASDATPADADATTGTEATENRPTADASDPAESGATPERPAPPAVDSRERRPAPATGADADAGSGASLDDARASLSRTVVRFARAAEETDDPRRATDLLAAAREAAETLSALDDCGRF, from the coding sequence ATGAGCGGCTTCGACAAGGAGGCCGAACGCGAGCGCCTCAGGGAGAAGTACGAACAGGACCAGGAGAAGCGAGCGGCGACACAGCGCATGAGCGAACTCCTCCTGAAGGGTGCGACGATGACCAACAGCCACTGTGATGCGTGTGGCGACCCGATCTTCCGCTACGAGGATCAGGAGTTCTGTCCGACCTGTCAGGCTCCAGACGAGGCCGGAACCTCGGCGTCCGCGTCCGCCGCCGACTCCACGTCGGCCAGCGACGCCACGCCCGCCGACGCCGACGCAACGACGGGGACCGAGGCCACCGAGAACCGGCCGACAGCCGACGCGTCCGACCCCGCCGAGTCGGGCGCGACCCCCGAGCGACCGGCGCCCCCCGCTGTCGACTCACGGGAGCGTCGCCCTGCCCCCGCCACCGGCGCCGACGCCGACGCCGGATCCGGCGCCTCCCTCGACGACGCCCGGGCGTCGCTCTCGCGGACGGTCGTTCGGTTCGCGCGGGCGGCCGAGGAGACGGACGACCCTCGGCGCGCCACGGACCTACTCGCCGCCGCCCGCGAGGCCGCCGAGACGCTCTCGGCGCTCGACGACTGCGGCCGGTTCTAG
- a CDS encoding DEAD/DEAH box helicase has translation MAATDGDAEYVEHPLLASEVIEQRAYQRRLADTAAADHTLVCLPTGLGKTTVSLLVTADRLHEVGGTALFLAPTKPLVQQHAAFYRDALTLPDEAITVFTGEVRPEDRADLWGESRVVIATPQVVENDLIGGRISLADVTHCTFDECHRATGDYAYVYIAERYHADAEAPLVTGMSASPGGDEEAIMTVCENLGLREVAVMTEDDADVDEYTHDTDVEWERVTLPDAVLEIRDAINEVIVDRLETLKELGVTNTTSPDLSQRDLNRMRGELQELIDADQSEGYEGMSVHAEVMKLRRAVELAETQSVESLRRYFERQRNAARASGASKASQRLVAEPKVREAMRKAEAFDDLHPKFRQTRVMLARTLGIGGGERVIVFTESRDTAEALTDFLSESFDVRRFVGQGDKDGSDGMTQKEQGETLDAFRAGEFEVLVSTSVAEEGLDVPEVDLVLFYEPVPTAIRSIQRKGRTGRQDEGRVVVLMAEDTRDEAFFWISRRREREMEDELAKLKGVADEMAEELDGDQTALDAFDDGDGTAEADGGAAAQPGLAAFGPDEGDGGADGEAGGDRPGDDEPEGVVAAAEGDDEAVEVVVDQRELDSAIARDLSTREGVETRLETLAVGDYVVSDRVAVERKTVADFLDTLTGGDRSLFDQVGDLSRHYARPVVLLEGEGLYEERNVHPDAIRGALASLTVDFGVSVLRTEDEGDTTDLLAVLAEREQTTRDRAVSVHGEKSAKTLDEQQEYVVGAIADIGPVTARALLEHFGSVEAVMTAREEDLLAVGGVGEVTADRIRTVVGSDYR, from the coding sequence ATGGCGGCCACCGACGGCGACGCCGAATACGTCGAGCACCCCCTCCTCGCGTCGGAGGTCATCGAGCAGCGAGCGTACCAGCGACGGCTCGCGGACACCGCCGCCGCGGACCACACGCTGGTCTGTCTGCCGACCGGGCTCGGCAAGACGACGGTGAGCCTGCTCGTGACCGCCGACCGACTCCACGAGGTCGGGGGAACCGCGCTCTTTCTCGCCCCGACCAAGCCGCTGGTCCAGCAGCACGCGGCGTTCTACCGCGACGCGCTCACGCTCCCGGACGAAGCGATCACCGTCTTCACCGGGGAGGTGCGCCCGGAGGACCGGGCCGACCTGTGGGGGGAGAGCCGGGTGGTCATCGCGACGCCGCAGGTCGTCGAGAACGACCTCATCGGCGGCCGCATCTCGCTTGCGGACGTGACCCACTGCACCTTCGACGAGTGTCACCGGGCGACCGGCGACTACGCCTACGTCTACATCGCCGAACGCTACCACGCCGACGCCGAGGCGCCGTTGGTGACGGGGATGAGTGCCTCGCCCGGCGGCGACGAGGAGGCGATTATGACGGTCTGTGAGAACCTCGGCCTCCGCGAGGTGGCGGTGATGACCGAGGACGACGCCGACGTCGACGAGTACACCCACGACACCGACGTGGAGTGGGAGCGGGTGACGTTGCCCGACGCAGTGCTGGAGATTCGCGACGCGATCAACGAGGTGATCGTCGACCGACTGGAGACGCTGAAGGAACTCGGCGTCACGAACACCACGAGCCCGGACCTCTCCCAGCGGGACCTCAACCGGATGCGTGGCGAGCTACAGGAGTTGATCGACGCCGACCAGTCCGAGGGGTACGAGGGGATGTCCGTCCACGCCGAGGTGATGAAGCTCCGGCGGGCCGTCGAACTCGCGGAGACGCAGTCGGTGGAGTCGCTCCGGCGCTACTTCGAGCGCCAGCGCAACGCCGCGCGCGCCTCCGGCGCCTCGAAGGCGAGCCAGCGGCTGGTCGCCGAGCCCAAGGTCCGGGAGGCGATGCGGAAGGCCGAGGCCTTCGACGACCTCCACCCCAAGTTCCGGCAGACGCGGGTGATGCTGGCCCGGACGCTCGGCATCGGCGGCGGCGAGCGGGTGATCGTCTTCACCGAATCACGGGACACCGCCGAGGCGCTCACCGACTTCCTGTCCGAGAGCTTCGACGTGCGACGGTTCGTCGGCCAGGGCGACAAGGACGGGTCCGACGGGATGACCCAGAAAGAGCAAGGCGAAACCCTCGATGCGTTCCGGGCCGGCGAGTTCGAGGTGCTCGTCTCCACCTCGGTCGCCGAGGAGGGTCTGGACGTGCCCGAGGTCGATCTGGTCCTCTTCTACGAGCCCGTTCCCACTGCGATCCGGTCGATCCAGCGGAAGGGGCGAACCGGCCGCCAGGACGAGGGCCGAGTGGTCGTCCTCATGGCCGAGGACACCCGCGACGAGGCCTTCTTCTGGATCTCTCGGCGCCGCGAGCGGGAGATGGAGGACGAACTCGCGAAGTTGAAAGGGGTCGCCGACGAGATGGCCGAGGAACTCGATGGCGACCAGACGGCGCTGGACGCGTTCGACGACGGGGACGGGACGGCGGAGGCCGACGGCGGCGCGGCGGCCCAGCCGGGGCTCGCCGCGTTCGGGCCGGACGAAGGCGATGGTGGGGCCGACGGCGAGGCGGGCGGCGACCGACCCGGCGACGACGAGCCGGAGGGCGTCGTCGCGGCCGCCGAGGGCGACGACGAGGCCGTGGAGGTCGTCGTCGACCAGCGGGAACTCGACTCGGCCATCGCGCGGGACCTCTCGACCCGCGAGGGGGTCGAGACGCGTCTGGAGACACTCGCGGTCGGCGACTACGTCGTCTCGGACCGCGTGGCCGTCGAGCGCAAGACCGTCGCGGACTTCCTCGATACGCTCACCGGCGGCGACCGCTCCCTCTTCGACCAGGTGGGCGACCTCTCGCGGCATTACGCCCGCCCGGTCGTCCTGCTGGAAGGCGAGGGACTCTACGAGGAGCGCAACGTCCACCCGGACGCCATCCGGGGGGCGCTGGCGTCGCTCACGGTCGATTTCGGCGTGAGCGTCCTGCGAACCGAAGACGAGGGGGACACCACCGACCTGCTTGCGGTGCTCGCGGAGCGCGAACAGACCACCCGCGACCGGGCCGTCAGCGTCCACGGCGAGAAGAGCGCGAAGACGCTCGACGAACAACAGGAGTACGTCGTGGGCGCCATCGCCGACATCGGTCCCGTGACCGCCCGTGCGCTTCTGGAGCACTTCGGGAGCGTCGAGGCGGTGATGACGGCCCGCGAGGAGGATCTGCTGGCGGTCGGCGGCGTCGGAGAGGTGACCGCCGACCGAATCCGGACGGTGGTCGGGAGCGACTACCGCTAG
- a CDS encoding ferredoxin: protein MHVEFDRDTCIGMFQCVEEWAAFEENRDEGKADLVDAEETEADLFVREVPDDAELDAEFAARTCPVDAIRLYDDDGERVV, encoded by the coding sequence ATGCACGTCGAGTTCGACCGCGACACCTGTATCGGGATGTTCCAGTGCGTCGAGGAGTGGGCGGCGTTCGAGGAGAACCGCGACGAGGGGAAGGCCGACCTCGTCGACGCCGAGGAGACGGAGGCGGACCTGTTCGTCCGGGAGGTGCCCGACGACGCGGAACTCGACGCGGAGTTCGCCGCCCGAACCTGTCCGGTCGACGCCATCCGCCTGTACGACGACGACGGCGAGCGAGTCGTCTGA
- a CDS encoding DUF5828 family protein — protein MEESVSGFKCRGTWADIVEHGERITRALRDNGAEGEAFEEWDEWRPKSHERLGEDVNEKTAEQASVGEGEGEKAGKNPDEDLRTAGEKLSESYERAEKGDNESAVEHWQDSINYVARAADSAGRKALRAVEDTVYRKVMTQLAPYYFDNELVSANVQKTARGGDEDQFIFEVNVNDDELKEAVSDRLTTYEDSVDRWHVDTEKETTVAEVVEGVEPPANGGDSKSTTN, from the coding sequence ATGGAAGAGAGCGTGTCCGGATTCAAATGCCGGGGAACGTGGGCCGATATCGTCGAACACGGGGAGCGCATCACGCGGGCGCTCCGCGACAACGGCGCCGAGGGCGAGGCGTTCGAGGAGTGGGACGAGTGGCGTCCGAAGTCCCACGAACGCCTCGGCGAGGACGTCAACGAGAAGACGGCCGAGCAGGCGAGCGTCGGCGAGGGCGAAGGCGAGAAGGCCGGGAAGAACCCGGACGAGGACCTCCGGACGGCGGGCGAGAAGCTCTCCGAATCCTACGAGCGCGCCGAAAAAGGGGACAACGAGAGCGCCGTCGAACACTGGCAGGACTCGATCAACTACGTCGCACGCGCCGCCGACTCGGCGGGACGAAAGGCGCTGCGCGCCGTTGAGGACACCGTCTACCGCAAGGTAATGACCCAACTTGCGCCCTACTACTTCGACAACGAACTCGTGAGTGCGAACGTCCAGAAGACGGCCCGCGGTGGGGACGAGGACCAGTTCATCTTCGAGGTGAACGTCAACGACGACGAACTCAAGGAAGCGGTGAGCGACCGTCTCACCACCTACGAGGACAGCGTCGACCGCTGGCACGTCGACACCGAAAAGGAGACCACGGTCGCGGAGGTCGTCGAGGGCGTCGAACCGCCGGCCAACGGCGGCGATTCGAAGTCGACGACCAACTGA
- a CDS encoding cupin domain-containing protein, translating to MGYHVVDSDEVDPDPDRPCTRRSLSDPAGLTRMAINRYTADPGEELPLAYHYHDEQEEAFYVLSGTLHVDTPEGTLEAGPNALVTIDPGSPQFAYNPEDADETVDVVAVGAPPVDGDVHAYEP from the coding sequence ATGGGCTACCACGTCGTCGATTCCGACGAAGTCGACCCGGACCCCGACCGCCCCTGTACGCGCCGGTCGCTGTCCGATCCTGCCGGCCTCACGCGGATGGCGATCAACCGCTACACCGCCGACCCGGGTGAGGAACTCCCGCTGGCCTACCACTATCACGACGAGCAAGAGGAAGCCTTCTACGTTCTCTCGGGAACGCTCCACGTCGACACGCCCGAGGGAACGCTGGAAGCGGGACCGAACGCCCTGGTCACGATCGACCCGGGCAGCCCGCAGTTCGCGTACAACCCGGAGGATGCCGACGAGACGGTCGACGTCGTGGCCGTCGGCGCGCCGCCGGTCGACGGCGACGTCCACGCGTACGAGCCGTGA
- a CDS encoding DUF6517 family protein, with translation MYRTVVLVVLVAVAGCAGAGDGAGTPTETPPIRATAAPATLAPAVAEATGYARRRADAPPLNTTVTARIEGDVTLQTTRRVRARTARRVYVRETSAGPAVVGLYAVPAVNPFENADLRKNPAAGLSPPTLAIRAQTVYADVRDVSQSGERSVAMLGNGTTLTTYRATATDDGGSRAVAVAVATVAHGGDYVTIVVVTPAGRTAPLDRLFGAVRHRKG, from the coding sequence GTGTACCGCACTGTTGTGCTCGTCGTCCTGGTCGCCGTCGCCGGCTGTGCCGGGGCGGGCGACGGCGCCGGGACGCCAACCGAGACGCCGCCGATCCGGGCGACCGCCGCGCCGGCGACGCTCGCGCCCGCCGTCGCCGAGGCGACCGGATACGCCCGGCGACGCGCCGACGCGCCACCTCTGAATACGACGGTCACCGCCCGCATCGAGGGGGACGTGACGCTCCAGACCACCCGGAGGGTGCGGGCGAGGACCGCCCGTCGGGTGTACGTTCGGGAGACGTCCGCCGGGCCGGCGGTCGTCGGACTCTACGCCGTTCCGGCGGTGAACCCCTTCGAGAACGCGGATCTGCGGAAGAACCCGGCCGCTGGTCTGTCGCCACCGACGCTCGCGATCCGTGCCCAGACCGTCTACGCCGACGTGCGCGACGTGTCGCAGTCGGGCGAACGGTCGGTGGCGATGCTCGGTAACGGGACGACGCTGACAACGTACCGTGCGACGGCGACCGACGACGGGGGGTCGCGGGCGGTCGCCGTCGCCGTCGCGACGGTCGCTCACGGCGGCGACTACGTCACCATCGTCGTCGTGACGCCGGCGGGACGGACGGCACCGCTCGATCGGCTGTTCGGAGCGGTCCGCCATCGAAAAGGGTGA
- a CDS encoding carbon starvation CstA family protein: MVQAITLVVLTLVSFTVAYLGYSRYLSQFVDLDDERETPAHKYRDGQEYVPSKKPVLLGHHYSSIAGGAPIVGPITATVVWGWVPAFLWVAIGNPLFGSVHDFMALTASMRHEGKSIGYIIGEYVGERGKDMILWFAFLTIILVVAVFGLVIALVFNAYPQAATASLVYIALALVFGVYLYQLDLPFLPGTVAFVAAVFAGVWVGVQYPLALVPGDYPAGTIVLLSGSPLPPVLGSVNIATWIPVILVYGFVASVLPVWVLLQPRDFLTSSLLYAGVGGTLLAVIVGTLTGAGQQLTVNVPAYAGFWGGALVETTLPLFPLLFVTIACGTISGFHSLVSSGTTAKQLDKETDARTIGYGGMLGEGLLATVAIVTVAVYAEVPTGGGIGLALPNFATGGGLILNIGFGIPESLAAPFMGLVLVSFLLTSTDTAVRLGRYMLEELVGTPETQVQEVAANRYVNASLQVIPAYILVASGRWADLWPLFGGANQTLAALALLVATVWLANWDDQKQLISTGAPMAFMLVITTTALLYLALYQNLYQKFIQGNWAGGGTTIEMASAGIQIVIALVLVWLALSLAYMGINNIRNARGTGAAVADGGEPSDDD, translated from the coding sequence ATGGTACAGGCTATCACACTGGTGGTGCTCACGCTGGTATCGTTCACGGTGGCGTATCTGGGGTACTCGCGATACCTCTCGCAGTTCGTCGACCTGGACGACGAGCGTGAGACGCCGGCACACAAGTATCGGGACGGACAGGAGTACGTCCCGTCGAAGAAACCGGTGCTGCTGGGGCATCACTATTCGAGCATCGCGGGTGGAGCACCCATCGTCGGCCCGATCACCGCGACGGTGGTCTGGGGCTGGGTCCCGGCGTTCCTCTGGGTCGCCATCGGCAACCCACTGTTCGGGTCGGTTCACGACTTCATGGCGCTGACGGCCAGCATGCGCCACGAGGGGAAGTCGATCGGCTACATCATCGGGGAGTACGTCGGCGAGCGCGGCAAGGACATGATCCTGTGGTTCGCGTTCCTGACGATCATCCTCGTGGTGGCGGTGTTCGGTCTCGTGATCGCGCTGGTGTTCAACGCCTACCCACAGGCCGCGACGGCGTCGCTGGTGTACATCGCCCTGGCGTTGGTGTTCGGGGTGTATCTCTACCAGCTCGACTTGCCGTTCCTGCCGGGGACGGTGGCGTTCGTCGCCGCCGTCTTCGCCGGCGTGTGGGTCGGCGTGCAGTACCCCCTCGCGCTGGTACCGGGCGACTACCCCGCGGGGACCATCGTGTTGCTGTCGGGGAGTCCGCTACCGCCGGTGCTGGGTAGCGTCAACATCGCGACGTGGATTCCGGTGATCCTCGTCTACGGCTTCGTCGCCAGCGTCCTGCCGGTCTGGGTGTTGCTCCAACCGCGTGACTTCCTCACGTCGAGCCTGCTGTACGCCGGCGTGGGCGGGACGCTCTTGGCCGTGATCGTCGGGACGCTCACCGGCGCGGGCCAGCAGCTCACCGTCAACGTCCCCGCGTACGCCGGCTTCTGGGGCGGCGCGCTCGTCGAAACGACCTTGCCGCTGTTCCCCTTGCTCTTCGTCACCATCGCCTGTGGGACGATCAGTGGATTCCACTCGCTGGTCTCCTCCGGGACGACGGCCAAGCAGTTGGACAAGGAGACGGACGCCCGGACCATCGGCTACGGAGGGATGCTCGGCGAGGGACTGCTCGCTACCGTCGCCATCGTCACCGTGGCGGTGTACGCCGAGGTGCCGACGGGCGGCGGCATCGGTCTCGCGCTCCCGAACTTCGCCACGGGCGGCGGCCTGATCCTCAACATCGGGTTCGGCATTCCGGAGTCCCTCGCGGCGCCGTTCATGGGGCTCGTCCTCGTGAGCTTCCTGCTCACCAGCACCGACACGGCGGTTCGACTCGGCCGCTACATGCTCGAAGAACTCGTCGGGACGCCGGAGACGCAGGTACAGGAAGTGGCGGCCAACCGCTATGTCAACGCCAGCCTGCAGGTGATTCCGGCGTACATCCTCGTCGCCTCCGGCCGGTGGGCGGATCTCTGGCCGCTCTTCGGCGGCGCGAACCAGACGCTCGCGGCGCTCGCGCTGCTGGTCGCGACCGTCTGGCTCGCCAACTGGGACGACCAGAAGCAGCTCATCTCCACCGGCGCGCCGATGGCGTTCATGCTGGTCATCACGACCACCGCCCTGCTGTATCTCGCGCTGTATCAGAACCTGTATCAGAAGTTCATCCAGGGTAACTGGGCGGGCGGAGGGACGACCATCGAGATGGCCTCCGCCGGCATTCAGATCGTGATCGCACTGGTGCTGGTCTGGCTGGCACTCTCGCTGGCCTACATGGGCATCAACAACATCCGGAACGCCCGAGGGACCGGCGCGGCGGTCGCCGACGGCGGCGAACCGAGCGACGACGACTGA
- a CDS encoding ArsA family ATPase encodes MERFVFFGGKGGVGKTTMSSAYGRKCARAGLETLVVSTDPAHSTADVFDQAFDDEPQPVEGIEGLSVMEIDPDEEVQRHLMETKRALGDQVSPAMVNEIDRQIEMAHQTPGAYEAALFDRFVDVMRDADPYDRIVFDTSPTGGTLRLLSLPEFLEGWIDRLLHKRKKSVKLYERAAIGNQEPRRMMDGDPIIARLQERKETFEFAKRTLRDEAAFFLVVNPDELSIKESRRTVDSLTDHGLTVRGLAVNKLTPEPDDDENGRGARYLRDRVATERERLEELRETFDPPVVAEVETRVREVKGSLLAEVADELDVGV; translated from the coding sequence ATGGAGCGGTTCGTCTTTTTCGGCGGCAAGGGCGGCGTCGGCAAGACCACGATGTCGAGTGCCTACGGACGGAAGTGTGCCCGGGCGGGCCTGGAGACGCTGGTCGTCTCGACGGATCCCGCCCACAGCACCGCCGACGTGTTCGACCAAGCGTTCGACGACGAGCCGCAACCTGTCGAGGGGATCGAGGGGCTGTCGGTCATGGAGATCGATCCCGACGAGGAAGTCCAGCGACACCTGATGGAGACGAAGCGGGCGCTGGGCGACCAGGTCAGCCCGGCGATGGTCAACGAGATCGACCGCCAGATCGAGATGGCCCACCAGACGCCGGGCGCCTACGAGGCGGCGTTGTTCGATCGCTTCGTCGACGTGATGCGCGACGCCGACCCATACGACCGGATCGTCTTCGATACGTCGCCCACGGGCGGAACGCTTCGGCTCCTCTCGCTGCCGGAGTTTCTGGAGGGGTGGATCGATCGCCTGCTCCACAAGCGAAAGAAAAGCGTCAAACTGTACGAACGCGCGGCCATCGGCAATCAGGAGCCCCGACGCATGATGGACGGCGACCCGATCATCGCCCGCCTCCAGGAGCGCAAGGAAACCTTCGAGTTCGCGAAACGCACCCTCCGCGACGAGGCAGCCTTCTTTCTGGTCGTCAACCCCGACGAACTGTCGATCAAGGAGAGTCGACGGACCGTCGACAGCCTCACCGACCACGGCCTCACGGTTCGGGGGCTGGCAGTGAACAAACTGACGCCGGAACCGGACGACGACGAGAACGGCCGCGGCGCACGATACCTTCGGGACCGCGTGGCGACGGAGCGTGAACGCCTCGAGGAACTCCGCGAGACGTTCGATCCGCCGGTGGTCGCGGAGGTGGAAACCCGCGTCCGCGAGGTGAAGGGGTCGCTGCTCGCCGAGGTTGCCGACGAACTCGACGTGGGGGTGTGA